ATAAGGATAAGTAAGTACATAGGGACCCCTTATAATTGATCTATTTTTACCATCTTTAGTTAAAATTTTTTTAGAATAATTATTATGTACAAAAGCTCCTCCAGGGATAATAACTTTGCTTTTCAATTTATTGAGATTTATAGAATTTAAATCTTCATGAGTGATTAAATCAGCGATTTCTTTATCCACACCAATTATATTAACAAAATTAGCTTTGTCAATTATTCCAAATATTTTCTTTAAAAACGGTTCTGTTAATTTACTTGTTATGATGGTGGCTTCCGATTCAATTCTCTTTAAATCTTTAAGATAATGTAGATTATCTTTTTTTGAAATTGTAAAAGGGCTATCATTTTCAGGGTCATAGAAAGGATATCCTATCACATTAAAAGAAAATTCATTATTTATTTTTTTAACTATATCCTTGAATTCCTCATAGGAATGAGGGTTTATACCCTCTATTACGGGATTATTGTTTAATATCAACCCTTGATTTTTAAAATTAGCGAATCTTCTCAAAGCTAAAGATTTTACACCCCATTTTTCCAGATCAATACATGTTTCAAAAATCTCATCCATATCATTAATTCCAGGAATTATTACAGCTGAAGCATGAAGATCAATATTTTCACAAAACATTTTTAATCCCTTAATTGACGCATCAGGATTTTGATCATTCATCCATCTTTTTCTTATCTCAAGATTGGTAGAAAATACTGAAAAGCCCACTTCATCTACTCCCAGAGAAATTAATTTCTTTGGCAAATATTCATCTTTAATAGGTTTACCACTGGTATAACCTAAATTTAATATTAATGAAGATTGCTTTAAAATTGAAATAAGCTCATACAAATAGGGATAACTAAATATATCTGCTCCCCCACCAACAATAATCCTAAAATTATATTTATCAAATGAGTCCGTAATATTTTCATAAAATTTTATTCTTATATCTTCTAAGACTTGAGAAAGAGGTTTAAATTTTGTGGATACTCTATCAATAAAATTTTGGCAATAATTACAGCCAATTTGGTTTGGAGGACATTTCATACATCCTATTGGTTCTAAATTATTAAAATTAACATTTTTATAAAAACAGAATTCACAATAACCACCACAATCAATACCTGTTCTTCCGCCAACATCGGTAAATATTTCCATAAAAATCACATATTTTCCTAAAAAAGCTCTTTTTTTTATTATTTCAGTATTTAAATAGCCATTTATGGATTATTGCCATAATACATTTTCAAAAAGTCTTTGGGTTTTTGAATTTCACTTAAAAACTGTTCTTTATTAATATCTCTATTTGCAAATTTTTTATGAGCATCATCATATTGGGCTATCATTCTCATTTCATCATTATAACTTTGAACAAAAGGTGCAGAGTCACTCTTATTAATATTTTTAGCTACCGTCTGAGATTCTAAACGTCTTTGAGCATTTAATTTCATTTTTTCAGTATCTTTATCAATTTGGGGAATCAATTTATCAGCAGGAACTCCACTATCAACTTGATTTATTAATTGTTGATCAAAATCAGAATTATTATAAATAATAAAAATTAGAGCGATAATAAAGACAATTAGTCCACCGCTAATTCCAAGAATTAGTCCCATATTTCGCCTTATTTCCAATTAATAGTTCCTCCTAGTGGTTTTCAAAACGTATTGTTTCATCTGGGGATCTAAATTTTTCTAATTCTTTAATCAATTCACTCATAGTAGAGTATCTATGATCCTTATTCTTAGCTAAACATTTCATAACAATATCATTTACTGGTTTGGCATTTGAATTTATTTCTGCAGGACTCACTGGCTGAGTTGTTAATATGGAACTGTAAATCTGTGAAAGATTTCCTTCAAATGGTAATCTGCCTGTTAAAAGTTCATAAAATACATTACCCAATTGATATATATCAGTTCTTTCATCTGCTTTACCATATTCCATTGATATTTGTTCTGGAGCACAATATGAAGGTGTAGCCCCTGATAGTGTAACTGATTCCTCAATTTTCAGCTTGCTTAAACCCCAATCAGAAATTTTGTAAACTCCATTTTTTATGAGTATATTAGATAATTTAACATCTCCATGAATGATATTTTTATTATGAGAATATTCTAAAGCCTTAGCAATATCATAAATTATTGAAACAGCTTCATCTAGAGTTCTCATTCCCTTTTCAAGTACCCCCTCACAAAACTCAGTTTCAATGTATGGGATTGGAAGAATCTTATATCCCTTAAGTTTCACAATGTGGGGATGATCTAAATGGCTCCAATTGGAAACTTCAGTAATAAAACTCCTCTCAGCTCTTTTATCAAAACTTTTTGGTATCTTAATGGCCACTTCATTACCTTTCATATTGATAGCTTTAAAAACTATTCCAAATCCACCTTCTCCAATATAAGAAGCATCAGTATAAAATGGCTGCAATTCAAAAGGTAATGCGTTGGAAGATACTTTTTTTAGACGATTAAATTCTTTACCTTCAATAATTAGATCTTGACCATAACCTCTACGGATCCATAAATTAGTTGCAAGAGGAATTAGAAGAATTAGACCGGCTAAAGTAAATATTTGCATTGTGGGAAAGCCAAATATATCTTCTAAAATTACTGTTGCACCGATAAATAGAAGAGCTATGGCCATATTAAAGTATGAATAAGTTGCTAATAATCTCTGCCTGGTAATGAGATTGAATAATATTACTATCATAAAGAAAAGGAAAAATGTTCCAGTTATTAATAATGTGTATCCTAAGTTGGGATCATATATTGTATATTGACTAAAGTCATAGAGATAAAAATTAATAGGTATAAATATTGCTGCTGCTAAAATTGCGAAAAATCCATTTATTCCTATTAAACCTTTATATTTCCAATTTTTAATAGTTTTTATGGGTTTTATTTTCCTATTTTTTTCTCTTCTAGACGTATAGAGTAATCCTGAAAATACAAGTGCACTGAATATAAGCATTGCTATGATTTCAGTTCCTATAAGATTAAAAGATATTATCCTGAAGGCTTATATGTAGTGGGGTTAGGATTGTTAGCTAACCAGTTTACTGAGTTTAATCCTAATTTCCATTCATCTGATCGATATATTACTGCATTAATGTATGTATAAGCTGCTGCCATAAAAACAACTTTTCCGTTTCCATATTGCATCTGGGAAACTACTGGAAATGGGCCACTTGTTTCATCTGTATCTTTTTGATAATTACTAGTAGTTGTTCCATCGGCTGCAGGATGACCCTTGTCAGCCCAAGTATAAGAATCTGTATATGCTACAACAGTAGAAGACCCAGGGTCTTTTAGGTAAGTTCCCATCATATAAATAAAATTTGTAACATTGTTAGTGATTGGACTGGGTCTTATATCTTTTATTTCTATCATGGGAGAGAAAAAAACGTAATCTTTATCATTAACTAATATTTCGTTATTGGCATATGATACTCCAAAACTTCTAGCTATTTTATTATATGAATAGTTTTGATCTCCATCAGTATTTCCCCAAGTGCTACCAATTATAAATAATCCACCACCGTTGTTAACAAAGTCTTTTATTGCGTTAATTTCATCATCGGTGTAATTACGAGTTTGATCCATAATTACTAGAACGCCGTAATCTTTAAGTAATTCGGGTGTAATGGGTTTATCTTTATATACTGTAGTGCTATAACCATAATTCTGTAATAAGTTAGCAAATCCCGATGATCCGTAAGTACCTATGCTATGAATGTTATTGAATTTTCCCCAATTAGAGCTAGATTCATCAAATAGAATTTTATTGTTATTAGGTTGTGCTGAGGCAATATGTAAAGATGAGAAAAATAATATTGGAATTACTAAAAAAAGAATAAGTAATATTTTATATTTTTTGGCCGCAAAATTAAATTTTAGATTACGACTCATTCTTTATTCACCTTCATGCCCCCAAAAAGTCATAACTTAGATTATTAAGTTAATAAAATGCGAAATCTAATATGTTTCCTCTTAATAAAAATTTTTTAATTATAAAATTACCACCATGGTCCCCATCCTGCAGGTTGAGCACCCTCTTCAATTTGCTTTTTAATTTCTGGAGGCATTTGGGTAAGCATTATTTCCTTAATTTCTTCCCTTGCTGAGTTATAACCATCCTGAAAACCGGATTTATACCCTTCTGAATACATTTCTAAGCATTCAGGATTTTTCATTTGTTTTTTACACTCTGCTTTACCGTCTTTTACTCCATCATCATATGTTTTTATAGTACTCTTTTCTACCATAATATCCCCTCCCTTGAAATCTCCCTATTTTTATGATCTATAATGTATTAACTTATTATTGATAAATTTTTTGGTATGATTCTTAAGATGAGATTTTTAAAGATATTCTTTTGGAGAAATTTAAAAAAAGACTTAAATATTAACCAGATATAATATTTTAACAGATAGAAATATTATCCAAGGGGGGTTTAATGATTGATATTAAAAAGCTTGGAAAAAAATTGCAAGGAAAGACACCTTCATCCATCCATTTATGAAAAAATGGAATTAACAGAAGCTCTACTTGAACAAAACACAGATAAAAAAGATCTAGAATCTAAAGGAGGATTAGATTTTGAAACTTACGAAGCCCTACAACGTAGAGGTGAAGTACATCTACAAAATTTAATGGGATATAAACAAGAAATTAAATCATTTTATGGATCTTTAAAAAATGCCCCTAAATCTGTTGGACCATGCCAGAGAATAGACCCTGTAATTGGCACTAAAAATGCAATTGTACTTTTAGCTGAATTTAAAGATGTAAAACATTCAAACGAAGCAAATGCATTTAATGATCTATTTTTTAATAAAGATAATAAGCAAAGTTTAAGAAATTATTATTTAGAAGCTTCCTGGAATCAACTAGATATAAATGGTGATGTAAATGAGAAATGGTACACTTTAAATGATAATAGGGCCGATTATTTGGATGATCCGACCAATTTTCATTATCCTAAAGCCCAAAAATTAGTTATAGAAACAATTGAGATGGCAAAAGATAGTGGGAATATTGATTTTAGTACCTATGCTAAAAATGGTAAGATTGAAATTCTTGTTATAGTTTATTCAGGTATAGGACAGGATACAAAACTTAATATAAACTACATTCGACCACATCATTATCATTTACTTGAACCATTGGAAGTTCAAGAAGGAATCTTTGTAGATAATTCCTGAACTTCCAATTTATGATGTTGGATGTATTTGTCATGAAATAGGACATATTTTGGGACTTCCAGATCTATATTTGGACAATTATGGGCCAATAGTTGGAAGCTGGTGTTTAATGGGTGTAGGTTGCTGGAATAATGAAGGCAGGACACCTGCACATCCCAGTGCATGGTGTAAATTACATTTAGGTTGGACTGAACCTAAATTATTAGATAATATACCTCAATTTCAAAATATACCTGCTGTTATTGATGATAAAACCATCTATAAAGTAAATGTGGAAGGTTCTGATGGAAATGAATATTTTCTTTTGGAAAACCGTCAGCAGAAAGGATTTGATGAATATTTACCAAGCAATGGATTGTTAATCTGGCATGTTGATGAAACAGCGTGTATAAAACAGAATCCAAATTTTGACCCAAAACATTTTTTCATGACCCTTAAACAGTCTAACGGAAAGAATGATTTAGCAGAGAATAGAAAAGAGATTATTAAAAGAGCAAAAATAGGTGATAAACCACCTAAAGGTGCAGGTGGTGATGATGGTGATCCTTTCCCTGGAATAACCATTAATAGAACATTTAATGATTGTTCGAAACCTAATAGTCGAACTTATAAAGGTAATAAATCTTTTGTGGAAGTTGTTTCTATAAGTGACTCTGATGAATTAATGAAAGCTCAAATTGGAACCATTTTAAAATCTAATAGCCTAGAAATGCAATATAAGCCAGAAATTTTTTCTGAAACGACTGATAATGAATTAAAACAGCAAATAATAAATTCATATTTCATTAATTTTCTGTTATCTAAACCAAAGGAAAAAAATTCTTATGATAATGGAGTAGTAGATGGCGGAAAAAAATGTTTAGAGGAATTAATAGAAAAGGAATATCTAGATTTCTATCAACATGGACATTGTCGAGGATACAATCAGGGTTATGAAGAAGCCAGAAAATTTTATAAAAAGTTTATCCAAGAGTTTGTCCAAGAATAAGTTAAAACAAGTCATAAAGATTAGGTTAATATTAATTTAAGATTTATTTATTAACTACCTAATTATTACTCGATATTATTCTTATTAACTTTTTTTAATTATCACATATTTATCATGATTAATCAATATTTATAATGATTAATAATAGATAAATATATATACCAAATTCAACTTAATATGTATTATAAGACTAAGCGTAAAAAAGAGGATAAAAAAAGTGGTGGGAAAGAAATGAAACGCGATACAACCGTTTTACTAGATGAAAAAAGGATTTTCAAGCCGAATGTTGAAACGGTGGAAAGAGCCCATGTTAAAAATTGGGAAACTGAAATTGAGAAGGGAAAGAACTTTGAGAAATACTGGGAAGAGAAGGCAGAAGATCTTGACTGGTTCGAAAGATGGGACCAAGTACTTGACGAAAGTAACAAACCATTCTTCAAATGGTTTGTAAACGGAAAGATAAACCTGGCCTACAACGCAGTTGATCGGTGGATCGATACCGAAAAAAGAAACCAAGTAGCAATCCTCTATGTAAATGAAAGAGGGGATGAGAAAAAATTAACCTACTACGAACTCTACCGTGAGGTCAACAAAATGGCCAACGGTCTAAAAAACCTAGGAGTAAAAAAAGGAGATACCGTCTCAATGTATCTTCCAATGTGTCCCGAGCTACTTATTTCAATGCTAGCATGTAACAAAATTGGTGCAGTTCACAGTGTTGTATACTCCGGATTAAGTGTAGGAGCATTTGTTGAAAGGATGAACGATGCAAAGGTCAAGATCCTAATTACTGCCGATGGAACATACAGAAGAGGAAAGATAATCGATCTGAAAAAAATATCAGACGAAGCAA
This sequence is a window from Methanobacterium sp. SMA-27. Protein-coding genes within it:
- a CDS encoding serine/threonine-protein kinase — protein: MLIFSALVFSGLLYTSRREKNRKIKPIKTIKNWKYKGLIGINGFFAILAAAIFIPINFYLYDFSQYTIYDPNLGYTLLITGTFFLFFMIVILFNLITRQRLLATYSYFNMAIALLFIGATVILEDIFGFPTMQIFTLAGLILLIPLATNLWIRRGYGQDLIIEGKEFNRLKKVSSNALPFELQPFYTDASYIGEGGFGIVFKAINMKGNEVAIKIPKSFDKRAERSFITEVSNWSHLDHPHIVKLKGYKILPIPYIETEFCEGVLEKGMRTLDEAVSIIYDIAKALEYSHNKNIIHGDVKLSNILIKNGVYKISDWGLSKLKIEESVTLSGATPSYCAPEQISMEYGKADERTDIYQLGNVFYELLTGRLPFEGNLSQIYSSILTTQPVSPAEINSNAKPVNDIVMKCLAKNKDHRYSTMSELIKELEKFRSPDETIRFENH
- a CDS encoding DUF4350 domain-containing protein, encoding MSRNLKFNFAAKKYKILLILFLVIPILFFSSLHIASAQPNNNKILFDESSSNWGKFNNIHSIGTYGSSGFANLLQNYGYSTTVYKDKPITPELLKDYGVLVIMDQTRNYTDDEINAIKDFVNNGGGLFIIGSTWGNTDGDQNYSYNKIARSFGVSYANNEILVNDKDYVFFSPMIEIKDIRPSPITNNVTNFIYMMGTYLKDPGSSTVVAYTDSYTWADKGHPAADGTTTSNYQKDTDETSGPFPVVSQMQYGNGKVVFMAAAYTYINAVIYRSDEWKLGLNSVNWLANNPNPTTYKPSG
- a CDS encoding immune inhibitor A domain-containing protein, translated to MCHEIGHILGLPDLYLDNYGPIVGSWCLMGVGCWNNEGRTPAHPSAWCKLHLGWTEPKLLDNIPQFQNIPAVIDDKTIYKVNVEGSDGNEYFLLENRQQKGFDEYLPSNGLLIWHVDETACIKQNPNFDPKHFFMTLKQSNGKNDLAENRKEIIKRAKIGDKPPKGAGGDDGDPFPGITINRTFNDCSKPNSRTYKGNKSFVEVVSISDSDELMKAQIGTILKSNSLEMQYKPEIFSETTDNELKQQIINSYFINFLLSKPKEKNSYDNGVVDGGKKCLEELIEKEYLDFYQHGHCRGYNQGYEEARKFYKKFIQEFVQE
- the mmp10 gene encoding methyl coenzyme M reductase-arginine methyltransferase Mmp10 (Mmp10 (methanogenesis marker protein 10) is a cobalamin-requiring radical SAM methyltransferase that creates the methylarginine modification to methyl coenzyme M reductase.), encoding MEIFTDVGGRTGIDCGGYCEFCFYKNVNFNNLEPIGCMKCPPNQIGCNYCQNFIDRVSTKFKPLSQVLEDIRIKFYENITDSFDKYNFRIIVGGGADIFSYPYLYELISILKQSSLILNLGYTSGKPIKDEYLPKKLISLGVDEVGFSVFSTNLEIRKRWMNDQNPDASIKGLKMFCENIDLHASAVIIPGINDMDEIFETCIDLEKWGVKSLALRRFANFKNQGLILNNNPVIEGINPHSYEEFKDIVKKINNEFSFNVIGYPFYDPENDSPFTISKKDNLHYLKDLKRIESEATIITSKLTEPFLKKIFGIIDKANFVNIIGVDKEIADLITHEDLNSINLNKLKSKVIIPGGAFVHNNYSKKILTKDGKNRSIIRGPYVLTYPYYEGVHLTDKEELIKFELNSFNALIDTINS
- a CDS encoding immune inhibitor A domain-containing protein; its protein translation is MILKSLEKNCKERHLHPSIYEKMELTEALLEQNTDKKDLESKGGLDFETYEALQRRGEVHLQNLMGYKQEIKSFYGSLKNAPKSVGPCQRIDPVIGTKNAIVLLAEFKDVKHSNEANAFNDLFFNKDNKQSLRNYYLEASWNQLDINGDVNEKWYTLNDNRADYLDDPTNFHYPKAQKLVIETIEMAKDSGNIDFSTYAKNGKIEILVIVYSGIGQDTKLNINYIRPHHYHLLEPLEVQEGIFVDNS